Proteins encoded in a region of the Desulfovibrio desulfuricans DSM 642 genome:
- a CDS encoding GGDEF domain-containing protein — MFDKAGVPPETRWRSLLLFFREMKDYHFLDEEQKIAILAQMEELLKNRHYSDEQLVSTIRKCSEIFSKPIVNQLDSMVHETSSIIDQFFIKLSSRYGDIAHLEKESLSIVAENGDGTVMLEKLQSAFHRVKVLFEEDICNLENLAFIDPLTQVANRLSLDLFIKNSTARWHEEGHPLALALFDIDHFKTFNDTYGHLIGDQVLKVVGSHLRRAREEIDTETDALAARFGGDEFALVASGASAHMLPEIISRFCKAIKNFNLLIRDTEGNVEKNNLHITVSAGIALLDAKAPRIQTAEQLFDRADKALYHAKHNARSRAVVLKANDQYLILDEENHKAV; from the coding sequence ATGTTTGACAAAGCAGGTGTTCCGCCAGAAACGCGTTGGCGTTCCCTGCTGCTTTTTTTCAGGGAAATGAAGGACTATCATTTTCTTGATGAAGAACAAAAAATTGCCATTCTCGCGCAGATGGAAGAACTGTTGAAAAACAGACACTACTCTGATGAACAGCTTGTTTCCACAATCCGCAAGTGCAGTGAAATATTCAGCAAGCCAATTGTGAATCAGCTCGACAGCATGGTTCACGAAACGTCTTCCATCATAGACCAGTTTTTCATCAAGCTGTCTTCGCGCTACGGCGACATTGCCCACCTTGAAAAAGAAAGCCTTTCCATTGTGGCGGAAAACGGCGATGGCACCGTCATGCTTGAAAAGCTGCAATCAGCCTTTCACCGGGTCAAGGTTCTTTTTGAGGAAGACATCTGCAACCTTGAAAACCTCGCCTTCATTGACCCCCTGACTCAGGTTGCCAACCGCCTGAGCCTTGATCTTTTTATCAAAAATTCTACGGCCCGGTGGCACGAAGAAGGGCACCCCCTTGCCCTGGCCCTCTTTGATATCGACCACTTCAAAACCTTTAACGACACCTACGGCCACCTTATCGGCGATCAGGTGCTTAAGGTTGTTGGCTCGCACCTCCGCAGGGCGCGCGAAGAAATTGATACAGAGACAGATGCCCTGGCAGCGCGCTTTGGCGGCGATGAGTTTGCCCTTGTGGCCTCCGGGGCCAGCGCGCATATGTTGCCCGAAATCATCAGCCGTTTTTGCAAGGCCATCAAAAATTTCAACCTGCTTATCCGCGATACGGAAGGCAATGTTGAAAAAAACAACCTGCACATTACTGTCAGCGCCGGCATAGCTTTGCTGGATGCCAAAGCGCCGCGAATCCAAACGGCAGAACAGCTTTTTGACCGGGCGGACAAAGCCCTGTACCACGCCAAGCACAATGCCCGTTCACGCGCGGTGGTGTTAAAGGCCAACGATCAATACCTGATTCTGGACGAGGAAAATCACAAGGCTGTCTAG
- the fliS gene encoding flagellar export chaperone FliS, with protein sequence MNKAAQAYFQTKVGTTDQGQLLLMLYDGALTFIQQARTKMIANDYAGKGILISKVIDIINELSASLNMDKGGSLAVNLNNLYLLCTARLLRANLKMDMDSLNSVESILSGLRGAYAQIIETPEARQASNDIATRLQPLGTMTRSVQPVIPSTVTAVPRSHAQAAYGRSAMRPAAPAAEAPSQTADAQRAHVQSFDQAAPQAAAPQPRLPGAYGKP encoded by the coding sequence ATGAACAAAGCGGCGCAAGCATATTTTCAGACCAAGGTCGGCACCACGGATCAGGGGCAACTTTTGCTCATGCTCTATGACGGCGCACTCACATTCATACAGCAGGCGCGCACAAAAATGATTGCCAATGACTATGCGGGAAAGGGCATCCTTATCTCCAAGGTCATCGATATCATTAACGAGCTTTCCGCTTCTTTGAACATGGACAAGGGCGGCAGTCTGGCTGTGAACCTGAACAACCTGTACCTGCTCTGCACGGCCCGTTTGCTGCGCGCCAACCTGAAAATGGATATGGATTCACTCAACAGTGTGGAATCTATCCTTTCGGGCCTGCGTGGCGCCTATGCCCAGATTATTGAAACCCCCGAGGCCCGTCAGGCGAGCAACGATATCGCCACCCGCCTGCAACCCCTGGGGACAATGACCAGATCCGTGCAGCCCGTCATACCGTCAACAGTTACCGCCGTGCCGCGCTCCCATGCTCAGGCGGCCTATGGCCGTAGCGCCATGCGCCCTGCAGCCCCTGCGGCTGAGGCACCCAGCCAGACGGCCGATGCCCAGCGCGCGCATGTGCAGTCTTTTGACCAGGCCGCGCCGCAGGCGGCAGCGCCACAGCCGCGCCTGCCCGGCGCTTACGGCAAACCCTAG
- the fliD gene encoding flagellar filament capping protein FliD produces MATTISGSSAISNLSGSDTDFDKVLSDLKKIESTQLNRLTAWKSDWKLRYDAFDKVIEQVSTASNVLATLANKNSFVTKNVTSSDSNIISAVASASADDVQHTINVSQVASNAIWANTGHVFTSKTDIINTSGTSQTFSYRYAGKEYSMAVPANTTLDSFVSMVNNSSDNPGIKVSIVQASSGYVFQVAGKSTGAANDLVIHSSGLVGMSASGASSTWSTNSVLDVNSTLTNPTKFAYDLIMEDGNTFSVKINGDKTNQDLATAINAQVGRSVASIDGSGNLQLADVKAMYRRDTSTQTSFSTPVTKFSMGSTPTTTKLTGALTVDLNINDGVTTGTRTLTIAAGTTMKDAALQIAQASGASTAEMTYNNATGGWELNLSNVNGATLSFADSASDSGKMTSTVVADQTKLGTKVVGDSGSQSFTASTAITFDSAKLTQKLGGTSADGTKNFTYTIVDNNGGTQSLTIAQDATYQDLLTQLQSFGGTLSGDGKTVTFANTEKFYLSAGGTGGGMDGITVKTDSTATITNMAAGSTLETPPALTYTYTDNSSSTPKTFSVPGGSKMADVIAAVKAEGLSGSLVSADGATTIDLQTGTLPTTGSYFLKLNNIDSLSGPGITGQVTSSSNWNIRGAANAKFTVDNWPLTMESDTNSVSNVIEGVVFTIQDKGSAAITVNTDVTSVEKSIQTFLDSVNSVLMTINDYTKFDPNKDVTTNDPKNTTSKNYSTSQLTAEKGGLLQGNYGVQLFKSRFTSLVNSAPPGFASRTSASDVLSGDVLANLANMGIKVETDQSSSNYGLLVIAPSSGIAELQKMDKSNYEKMINSNLSDVVDFFCSSGTGTTTSSDFRYGSHIAGITKGGSYDVNYSVDAGGNITNVTVGGVAATRDTSQPGYYYSVASGDARGLALQIDNLTPGNHSGQVRIKEGLIQTVSTFLKSELTYTAVNVSGTSTAEQTSAAIALKSKNGALMILKNNYQSIMENIDKKITQEQDRLDQWESRQKKYFANLETLLKKYNTQKDQLTSQLKQLSSSSSSSS; encoded by the coding sequence ATGGCCACCACCATATCCGGTTCCAGCGCCATATCCAACCTGAGCGGTTCGGATACTGACTTTGACAAGGTTCTCTCGGACCTTAAAAAAATTGAGTCCACGCAACTCAATCGTCTTACTGCGTGGAAAAGCGACTGGAAACTGCGCTATGATGCTTTTGACAAAGTTATTGAGCAGGTCAGCACCGCCAGCAATGTGCTTGCAACCCTTGCCAACAAAAACAGCTTTGTTACCAAGAACGTAACCAGCAGCGACAGCAATATTATTTCTGCTGTTGCCAGCGCCTCTGCGGACGACGTTCAGCATACCATCAATGTCAGCCAGGTGGCGAGCAACGCCATATGGGCCAACACCGGGCACGTCTTTACCAGCAAGACGGACATCATCAATACATCCGGCACATCGCAGACATTTTCATACCGCTATGCTGGCAAGGAATACAGCATGGCCGTTCCGGCCAATACCACGCTCGATTCCTTTGTGAGTATGGTCAACAATTCTTCCGACAACCCCGGCATCAAGGTCAGCATTGTTCAGGCCAGTTCCGGCTATGTTTTTCAGGTTGCTGGCAAGAGTACCGGCGCGGCCAACGATCTGGTCATTCACAGCTCCGGCCTTGTGGGCATGAGCGCATCTGGCGCATCCTCCACATGGTCGACCAACAGCGTGCTGGATGTGAACAGCACACTCACCAACCCCACAAAATTTGCCTACGACCTCATCATGGAGGACGGCAACACATTTTCGGTCAAAATCAACGGCGACAAGACCAACCAGGATCTTGCAACCGCCATTAATGCGCAGGTTGGGCGCAGCGTTGCCAGCATTGACGGCTCCGGCAATCTGCAACTTGCTGACGTCAAGGCCATGTATCGGCGCGATACCAGTACGCAGACATCGTTCAGCACCCCGGTCACAAAATTTTCCATGGGCTCAACGCCCACAACAACCAAGTTAACGGGCGCCCTGACTGTTGATCTGAACATCAACGATGGCGTCACCACTGGCACACGCACCCTGACCATTGCTGCCGGCACCACCATGAAGGATGCCGCATTGCAGATCGCCCAGGCTTCCGGCGCCAGCACGGCGGAAATGACCTACAACAACGCCACTGGTGGCTGGGAGCTGAACCTCTCCAACGTGAACGGCGCAACCCTTAGCTTTGCCGACAGCGCCAGCGATTCTGGCAAGATGACCTCAACCGTCGTTGCCGACCAGACCAAGCTTGGCACCAAGGTGGTGGGCGATTCCGGTTCGCAGAGCTTTACCGCCAGCACGGCTATTACCTTTGACAGCGCCAAGCTCACGCAAAAGCTTGGCGGCACAAGCGCTGACGGCACAAAAAATTTTACTTATACCATTGTTGACAACAATGGCGGCACGCAAAGCCTGACCATTGCGCAGGATGCAACCTATCAGGATCTGCTGACCCAGCTTCAGTCTTTTGGCGGCACATTAAGTGGAGATGGCAAAACCGTAACTTTTGCGAATACGGAAAAATTCTACCTGAGCGCTGGCGGCACCGGCGGCGGCATGGATGGAATCACCGTCAAGACAGACTCCACGGCCACCATTACCAACATGGCCGCAGGCTCCACACTGGAGACGCCCCCGGCCCTGACCTATACCTATACCGACAATAGCAGCTCCACGCCCAAAACATTTTCCGTTCCTGGCGGCTCCAAGATGGCGGACGTGATCGCCGCCGTCAAAGCCGAGGGGCTTTCTGGCTCCCTGGTAAGCGCGGACGGGGCCACAACCATTGACCTGCAAACAGGCACCCTGCCTACGACCGGCAGTTATTTTCTCAAGCTCAACAATATTGATTCCCTGAGCGGTCCGGGCATTACCGGCCAGGTGACATCGTCCTCCAACTGGAATATCCGCGGTGCGGCCAACGCCAAATTTACGGTGGACAACTGGCCCCTGACCATGGAATCCGACACCAACAGCGTGAGCAACGTGATCGAGGGCGTGGTCTTTACCATTCAGGACAAAGGCAGTGCAGCCATTACGGTCAATACAGACGTCACCTCGGTGGAAAAATCCATTCAGACGTTTCTTGATTCCGTGAACTCTGTCTTGATGACCATCAATGATTACACAAAATTTGACCCGAACAAGGACGTCACCACCAACGATCCCAAAAATACGACCAGCAAAAACTACAGCACCTCGCAACTGACCGCAGAAAAAGGCGGCCTGCTGCAGGGCAACTATGGCGTGCAGCTGTTCAAATCGCGCTTCACTTCGTTGGTCAACAGCGCGCCCCCTGGTTTTGCCAGCCGGACGTCTGCCTCTGATGTGCTGTCGGGCGATGTGCTTGCCAACCTCGCCAACATGGGCATCAAGGTTGAAACCGACCAGTCGAGTTCCAACTATGGGCTTTTGGTAATTGCGCCTTCGTCCGGCATTGCCGAGCTGCAGAAGATGGACAAGAGCAATTATGAAAAAATGATCAACAGCAACCTTTCGGATGTTGTGGATTTTTTCTGTTCCAGCGGCACCGGCACGACTACCAGCTCTGACTTTCGCTATGGCAGCCACATTGCGGGCATCACCAAGGGTGGTTCCTACGATGTGAACTACTCGGTTGATGCTGGCGGCAATATTACCAATGTCACGGTTGGCGGCGTGGCCGCAACGCGCGACACAAGCCAGCCGGGCTATTACTACAGCGTTGCTTCCGGTGATGCGCGAGGCCTTGCGCTCCAGATAGACAACCTCACCCCCGGCAACCACTCGGGCCAGGTACGCATCAAGGAAGGACTGATTCAGACGGTCAGCACCTTCCTCAAAAGCGAACTGACCTATACGGCCGTCAACGTCTCGGGCACCAGTACCGCAGAGCAGACGTCCGCAGCCATTGCGCTTAAATCAAAAAACGGTGCCTTGATGATTCTGAAAAACAACTATCAGAGCATCATGGAAAATATCGACAAAAAGATTACCCAGGAACAAGACCGGCTTGACCAGTGGGAATCCCGGCAAAAAAAGTATTTTGCCAACCTTGAAACCCTGCTTAAAAAATACAATACCCAGAAAGATCAGCTCACGTCACAGCTCAAGCAGCTTTCCAGTTCGTCAAGCAGTTCTTCCTAA
- the rdgB gene encoding RdgB/HAM1 family non-canonical purine NTP pyrophosphatase produces the protein MAHSKTLRIVLATQNAGKVRELADPLTEFGVEVLGLSSFPEIGEIEETGTTFEENALIKARAVAALTGLVSVADDSGLEVDALDGAPGVYSARYSDDWESLPGESRDARNIRKLLHAMAAVPAEKRACRFVSCMAAAKPHGDEMVVRGTWEGTLLESPHGDNGFGYDPIFFDPSARKSAAELTRDEKNARSHRGNALRALLARWAEFMH, from the coding sequence ATGGCGCACAGCAAAACACTTCGTATCGTTCTGGCCACGCAAAATGCGGGCAAGGTTCGCGAACTGGCCGACCCGCTGACCGAGTTCGGCGTGGAAGTTCTGGGGCTTTCGTCCTTTCCTGAAATTGGCGAGATCGAGGAAACCGGCACCACATTTGAAGAAAACGCTCTCATCAAGGCCCGGGCCGTGGCGGCCCTGACCGGCCTTGTGAGCGTTGCCGATGATTCCGGCCTGGAAGTGGACGCCCTGGACGGCGCACCGGGCGTATACTCCGCCCGCTATTCCGATGACTGGGAGAGCCTGCCCGGCGAAAGCCGCGATGCCCGCAACATACGCAAGCTGCTGCACGCCATGGCCGCAGTGCCCGCTGAAAAACGCGCCTGCCGCTTTGTCAGCTGCATGGCCGCCGCCAAGCCCCATGGCGATGAAATGGTTGTGCGCGGCACATGGGAAGGCACCCTGCTGGAAAGCCCGCACGGGGACAACGGCTTTGGCTACGACCCTATTTTTTTTGATCCCTCGGCGCGCAAATCCGCCGCAGAACTGACGCGGGACGAAAAAAACGCCCGCAGCCACCGGGGCAATGCCCTGCGCGCCCTGCTGGCCCGCTGGGCCGAATTTATGCACTAA
- a CDS encoding N-acetylneuraminate synthase family protein, translated as MKLMEIFDVPTQETHIPVPYVIAEAGVNHEGSMDIARRLVDEAAEGGANAIKFQTYKAGTLASKDSPAYWDTSKEPTSSQYELFKKHDSFWKNEFEALKKYCDAAGIVFMSTPFDVESAHFLNDLMDVFKISSSDITNKPFIRILCDFKKPIILSTGAAHLHEIAEAVEWIEEKGNKLALLHCVLNYPTADENAALGMILALKRHFPQHVIGYSDHTLPNDMHILETATLLGARILEKHFSHDKTLPGNDHYHAMDKEDLKHFYKRLNATLTSVGGMELRALPEEEPARQHARRSLVTARAVPAGQLLTAADLTWKRPAHGISPRNYDEVLGMRARRDLPEDTVLSWADLDRA; from the coding sequence ATGAAACTCATGGAAATATTCGACGTCCCCACTCAGGAAACCCATATCCCCGTTCCCTATGTTATTGCAGAGGCTGGCGTGAACCACGAGGGCAGCATGGACATTGCCCGCCGTCTGGTTGACGAGGCCGCCGAGGGCGGGGCCAACGCCATCAAGTTCCAGACCTACAAGGCCGGAACCCTGGCCTCCAAGGATTCGCCCGCCTATTGGGATACCTCCAAGGAACCCACCTCCAGCCAGTACGAACTCTTCAAGAAGCACGATTCTTTCTGGAAGAACGAATTTGAAGCCCTCAAAAAATATTGCGATGCTGCGGGCATTGTCTTCATGTCCACGCCTTTTGATGTGGAGTCGGCGCACTTTCTCAACGACCTCATGGACGTGTTCAAGATTTCCTCGTCCGACATAACCAACAAGCCCTTTATCCGCATTCTTTGCGATTTTAAAAAGCCCATTATTCTTTCCACCGGCGCGGCGCACCTGCACGAAATTGCCGAAGCTGTGGAATGGATTGAAGAAAAGGGCAACAAGCTGGCCCTGCTGCACTGCGTGCTCAACTATCCCACTGCTGATGAAAACGCGGCCCTTGGCATGATCCTCGCGCTCAAGCGGCATTTCCCGCAGCATGTCATCGGCTACTCCGACCACACCCTGCCCAACGACATGCATATTCTTGAAACCGCCACCCTGCTGGGCGCGCGCATCCTCGAAAAACACTTTTCGCACGACAAAACCTTGCCCGGCAACGACCATTACCATGCCATGGACAAGGAAGACCTCAAGCATTTTTACAAGCGCCTCAACGCCACGCTGACCAGCGTTGGCGGTATGGAGCTGCGCGCCCTGCCGGAAGAAGAACCCGCGCGTCAGCATGCCCGCCGCTCCCTGGTGACGGCGCGGGCCGTGCCTGCCGGTCAGCTGCTGACCGCTGCCGATCTTACCTGGAAGCGCCCCGCGCATGGCATCTCCCCCCGTAATTACGACGAGGTGCTCGGTATGCGCGCCCGCCGAGATCTGCCAGAAGATACCGTGCTTTCCTGGGCCGATCTTGACAGGGCCTGA
- a CDS encoding LIC12162 family transferase — MSNGRITLVLGRMPHKADPAVFRAAGPWCFAEQEEFFPDWDKKFTFAPEPLVEIPLQERACQEVKALCADMLPHVAGRICPHARNLPPAYWETLLTPWAMNVSKQVVERWWRVKAMVQAWGQEPLHVPLLPRDCSFSFATGPDFVMHGALGHTYNHWLFSRLLEEVFPAAWSMEYLPVVQKKYGEQEKLSGKEQVREVLRKLMLHLPCPRLKGMSIAQTLRFSLALLHRSHGPDRSRPQAEYSSAATGIAADLPENFASTLVTLFMASLPQLLASHRHPARLTPDPLGPRLRVASVLAYEDADYRQSLAKWRGRGNRLMYVQHGSDYGQVRCVSDVEMVEYSQHAFGTWGWKQHQGSAGNFIPLPYPQLDGLEGRWQGQKGENLLYVGTEMPAFPYRLDAHPSPLQIVEYRKDKARFFEALGRDVQACSLYRPYFPVPGSLRDADWVLERFPSVRMATGMLSNHLYACRLLVLDHNGTTLLESLVANIPMVLFWRREAWALTSDATALLDMLAEAGIWHETPQEAAAKAAEVWSDPLAWWMSDKVQQARKAYCAQQALTVPGGPNPYWLKMLKSL, encoded by the coding sequence ATGAGCAACGGGCGCATAACCCTTGTTCTTGGGCGCATGCCCCACAAGGCCGACCCGGCGGTTTTTCGCGCGGCCGGGCCTTGGTGTTTTGCCGAGCAGGAAGAATTTTTTCCCGACTGGGATAAAAAATTCACCTTTGCTCCTGAGCCGCTGGTCGAGATTCCCTTGCAGGAGCGGGCCTGTCAGGAGGTAAAGGCCCTCTGTGCCGACATGCTGCCTCATGTTGCCGGGCGTATCTGCCCGCATGCCCGCAATTTGCCCCCTGCCTATTGGGAAACCCTGCTCACGCCGTGGGCAATGAATGTTTCCAAGCAGGTTGTGGAGCGCTGGTGGCGGGTCAAGGCCATGGTGCAGGCCTGGGGGCAGGAGCCGCTGCATGTGCCGCTGCTGCCGAGGGACTGCTCGTTCAGTTTTGCCACCGGGCCGGACTTTGTGATGCACGGGGCGCTGGGGCATACCTACAACCACTGGCTGTTCTCTCGCCTGCTGGAAGAGGTTTTTCCCGCTGCCTGGAGCATGGAATATCTGCCTGTGGTGCAAAAAAAGTATGGCGAGCAGGAAAAGCTCTCCGGCAAGGAGCAGGTGCGTGAGGTGCTGCGCAAGCTGATGCTGCACCTGCCTTGCCCCCGGCTCAAGGGCATGAGCATTGCCCAGACCTTGCGTTTTTCGCTGGCCTTGCTGCACCGCAGCCATGGGCCGGACAGGTCGCGACCGCAGGCGGAATACAGCAGCGCCGCCACCGGTATTGCGGCGGATCTGCCAGAAAATTTCGCCAGCACGCTGGTGACGCTGTTCATGGCTTCCTTGCCGCAACTGCTGGCAAGCCACAGGCATCCGGCCCGTCTTACGCCTGATCCGCTGGGGCCGCGCCTGCGCGTTGCCAGTGTGCTGGCCTATGAAGATGCGGATTACCGCCAGTCGCTGGCCAAGTGGCGGGGGCGCGGCAACCGCCTCATGTATGTGCAGCACGGCAGCGACTACGGGCAGGTGCGCTGCGTGTCGGATGTGGAGATGGTGGAATACAGCCAGCATGCCTTTGGCACCTGGGGCTGGAAGCAGCATCAGGGCAGTGCGGGCAACTTTATTCCTCTGCCGTATCCGCAGCTTGATGGCCTTGAAGGGCGCTGGCAGGGGCAGAAGGGCGAGAACCTGCTGTATGTCGGCACCGAAATGCCCGCCTTTCCCTATCGGCTTGACGCGCATCCCTCGCCCTTGCAGATAGTGGAATACCGCAAGGATAAGGCTCGATTTTTTGAAGCTCTGGGGCGCGATGTGCAGGCCTGTTCGCTGTACCGTCCCTATTTCCCGGTTCCCGGCTCCCTGCGCGATGCGGATTGGGTGCTGGAGCGTTTTCCCTCGGTGCGGATGGCCACGGGCATGTTGTCAAACCACCTCTATGCCTGCCGTTTGCTGGTGCTGGACCACAACGGTACAACACTGCTGGAATCGCTGGTTGCCAATATCCCCATGGTGCTGTTCTGGCGGCGCGAGGCCTGGGCGCTGACAAGCGATGCCACGGCCCTGCTGGACATGCTGGCCGAAGCCGGTATATGGCACGAAACACCCCAGGAGGCCGCCGCCAAGGCCGCCGAGGTCTGGAGTGATCCGCTGGCATGGTGGATGAGCGATAAGGTGCAGCAGGCGCGCAAGGCGTACTGCGCGCAGCAGGCCCTGACCGTTCCGGGCGGTCCTAACCCTTACTGGCTGAAAATGCTGAAGAGTCTGTAA
- a CDS encoding tetratricopeptide repeat protein, with protein sequence MQVRVFSLSLLVAAVFCSVLLMGGTVLADDASTLREAQAALDKADYDQAVRVLKPLVDSGNAEALYVMGRLILEGKGVKKNNTRAAEFFRLAAEKGDVSAMNSWATSLVTGDGVPRNYHEAARWFRKAADQGLAMAQYNLGYLYAYGKGVPKDEAAAIDWYTRAANQGLASAQYSLGWTYMNGKGENQSDTKAAHWFEKAAEQDHAKAQNNLAYMYAEGRGYAQDPAKAVQWYTRAAEQGYAEAQYNLGYMYEQGRGVAQDYTQAVDWYRKAAEQNEAAAQYSLGLMYEQGTGVPRNLTEASRWYQLAAKNGDPDAKAALRSMSTKAPAKAAAPGSSTKQTRDKKKQ encoded by the coding sequence ATGCAAGTTCGTGTTTTTTCGTTGTCGCTGTTGGTGGCCGCGGTATTCTGTTCTGTTCTGCTCATGGGCGGCACTGTTCTGGCTGATGACGCCTCGACCCTGCGCGAGGCGCAGGCCGCGCTGGACAAGGCCGATTACGATCAGGCCGTGCGCGTGCTCAAGCCGCTGGTGGACAGCGGCAATGCCGAAGCCCTTTATGTCATGGGCCGCCTGATCCTTGAAGGCAAGGGCGTGAAGAAAAACAATACGCGCGCTGCGGAATTTTTCCGTCTGGCGGCGGAAAAGGGCGACGTCAGCGCCATGAATTCTTGGGCAACGTCGCTGGTTACCGGGGATGGCGTTCCCCGCAATTACCATGAGGCCGCCCGCTGGTTCCGCAAGGCCGCCGATCAGGGTCTTGCCATGGCCCAGTACAATCTTGGCTACCTCTATGCCTATGGCAAGGGCGTGCCCAAGGATGAAGCTGCCGCCATTGACTGGTACACCCGTGCCGCCAATCAGGGGCTGGCTTCGGCCCAGTATTCTCTGGGCTGGACCTACATGAACGGCAAGGGCGAAAATCAGAGCGACACCAAGGCGGCCCACTGGTTTGAAAAGGCCGCGGAGCAGGATCACGCCAAAGCCCAGAACAACCTGGCCTACATGTACGCCGAAGGGCGCGGTTATGCCCAGGATCCCGCCAAGGCTGTGCAGTGGTATACACGCGCGGCGGAGCAGGGCTATGCTGAAGCGCAGTACAACCTCGGCTATATGTATGAGCAGGGGCGCGGCGTGGCGCAGGATTATACCCAGGCTGTGGACTGGTACCGCAAGGCCGCGGAGCAGAACGAAGCTGCCGCTCAGTACAGCCTTGGCCTCATGTATGAACAGGGGACGGGCGTTCCCCGCAACCTGACCGAAGCCAGCCGCTGGTATCAGCTTGCCGCCAAGAACGGAGACCCTGATGCCAAGGCCGCCCTGCGCAGCATGTCCACCAAGGCTCCTGCCAAGGCTGCGGCTCCCGGCAGCTCCACCAAACAGACCCGCGATAAAAAGAAACAGTAA
- a CDS encoding GlxA family transcriptional regulator, whose translation MKQRVVFFLYPGIVSLDVSGPLEVFAAATDILAHSNKNDQGYVPVFAACTPGPVRTSSGLVLTAETTLENLSPDILVVPGAVDAEATSENPQIIQQVCAAAARSARIASVCSGAFILAASGLLQGKRAATHWLVADRLAELYPQITVEPDAIFVRDGNTSTSGGVTAGIDLALDMVEEDYGDKLAMEVARVLLLYRRRPGNQSQYSSALAVQVNAGRFAPLVRWLEANLGKNLTVERLAEVANMSPRSFARVFPAETGSSPARFVEGLRIIRARELIESGADSFALVAQSVGFGSEDRLRKAFIRRLGLSPHQYSRHFFKGEQR comes from the coding sequence ATGAAACAGCGCGTTGTTTTTTTTCTTTATCCCGGCATTGTCTCGCTGGATGTCTCCGGCCCGCTGGAGGTTTTTGCGGCGGCTACGGATATTCTGGCGCACAGCAACAAAAATGATCAGGGCTATGTGCCCGTGTTCGCCGCCTGCACCCCTGGCCCTGTGCGTACGTCATCCGGCCTTGTGCTGACGGCGGAGACAACACTCGAAAATCTTTCGCCGGATATTCTTGTTGTTCCCGGCGCAGTGGATGCGGAAGCCACATCGGAGAATCCGCAGATCATACAGCAGGTATGCGCGGCGGCGGCCCGGTCTGCACGCATAGCAAGCGTGTGCAGCGGGGCGTTCATTCTGGCGGCCAGTGGTCTGCTACAGGGCAAAAGGGCGGCAACCCACTGGCTGGTGGCTGACCGCCTGGCCGAGCTGTACCCGCAGATTACCGTGGAGCCTGACGCCATTTTTGTACGCGACGGCAACACGTCCACAAGCGGCGGCGTTACGGCGGGCATAGATCTGGCGCTGGATATGGTTGAGGAAGACTACGGCGACAAGCTGGCAATGGAAGTCGCCCGCGTATTGCTTTTGTACCGCCGCCGCCCAGGCAACCAGAGCCAGTACAGCTCTGCGCTGGCCGTGCAGGTCAATGCGGGCAGATTTGCCCCTCTGGTGCGTTGGCTGGAGGCGAATCTTGGCAAAAATCTGACTGTTGAGCGCCTGGCCGAGGTAGCGAACATGAGCCCCAGGTCGTTCGCGCGGGTATTCCCCGCAGAAACCGGCAGCAGCCCCGCCCGCTTTGTGGAAGGCTTGCGCATCATCCGGGCGCGGGAGCTCATTGAATCCGGGGCTGATTCCTTTGCCTTGGTGGCGCAGTCGGTGGGTTTTGGCAGCGAAGACCGTTTGCGCAAGGCCTTCATTCGCCGCCTTGGCCTGAGTCCCCACCAGTACAGCCGACATTTTTTTAAAGGAGAACAAAGATGA